Proteins from a single region of Paenibacillus sp. BIHB 4019:
- a CDS encoding branched-chain amino acid transporter permease, which translates to MTMTLLERCITIAMVVLGTMATRFLPFLLFPAGRSTPKYVQYLGTVLPSSALGLLVIYSLKDVSLLSGNHGVPELISVAIVALLHIWRGNMLLSIAGGTIVYMLFVQLVF; encoded by the coding sequence TTGACGATGACATTATTAGAGCGGTGTATTACGATCGCAATGGTTGTTTTGGGAACGATGGCTACAAGATTCCTGCCCTTTCTCCTCTTCCCGGCAGGGCGCTCCACTCCGAAATATGTCCAATATCTTGGAACGGTGCTTCCGTCATCGGCTTTAGGGCTATTGGTAATATACAGTTTAAAGGATGTCAGTCTGCTCTCCGGTAACCACGGTGTACCCGAGCTGATTTCCGTTGCGATTGTTGCTTTGCTTCACATTTGGCGTGGAAATATGCTTTTATCGATAGCGGGCGGTACGATCGTTTATATGTTATTCGTGCAGCTGGTTTTTTAG
- the azlC gene encoding azaleucine resistance protein AzlC yields MNNKKEMYSAFRTAFPHTIPIFAGFLFLGVAYGIFVNISGFHAGYAIAMSLLIFAGSMEFVAVGLLLAAFNPLGALILALMVNARHLFYGISMLEKYRGTGMKKIYLIFGLCDESFSINYTANIPKEVDKGWYMFFVTLLNHCYWVLGAAIGGILGPLVNINMEGLEFVMTALFVVIFIEQWKKERKHHSALIGLALSILSLILFDSSSFILPAMLTILLFLTLLRTKLESAGEQA; encoded by the coding sequence ATGAATAACAAAAAAGAAATGTATTCCGCATTTCGCACAGCCTTCCCGCATACCATCCCTATCTTTGCCGGGTTTTTATTTTTAGGAGTGGCATACGGGATCTTTGTGAATATTTCTGGCTTTCATGCCGGGTATGCCATTGCTATGAGCCTATTGATTTTTGCTGGTTCCATGGAATTTGTCGCTGTAGGTTTGCTGCTTGCCGCATTTAATCCATTAGGTGCATTAATTCTTGCGTTAATGGTTAACGCTCGCCATCTTTTTTATGGCATATCGATGCTTGAAAAATATAGAGGGACAGGCATGAAAAAGATCTACTTAATTTTTGGGCTCTGCGATGAATCCTTCTCCATCAATTACACGGCGAATATCCCCAAAGAAGTGGACAAAGGATGGTACATGTTTTTCGTCACCTTGCTTAACCATTGTTATTGGGTGCTTGGCGCCGCTATTGGCGGAATCCTTGGGCCATTGGTGAATATCAATATGGAAGGTCTTGAGTTCGTCATGACAGCTCTGTTTGTTGTCATTTTTATTGAACAGTGGAAGAAGGAAAGGAAGCACCACAGTGCTTTAATCGGGCTGGCATTATCGATTCTCAGTCTGATTCTTTTCGATAGCAGCAGCTTCATTTTACCAGCGATGCTTACTATTCTTCTCTTCCTTACGTTATTAAGAACAAAGCTTGAAAGCGCAGGTGAACAGGCTTGA
- a CDS encoding PLP-dependent aminotransferase family protein, protein MPINSFVDYPMSWRPDKTILNRPLYLSLAELLEHDIAIGLLAPGTKLPPQRELADFLDVNFTTITRAYKVCETKGLIYAVTGSGTFVAPNAARSITISKDKVAIDCIDLGFVASFEQTNRLVALAAKKVAEKSYMEGLLNYNDPTGLPHHKMAGLSWMKTVGIHAKAEHVAIVSGAQNALAITLLALFEPGNRIAVDVFTYTNFIEISKMHRIQLVPVLADEEGMLPSELEQHCRLLDIHGIFLMPSCSNPTTVVMSEARKKELAAVIRKHRLILIEDDIHAFLTAGLMDDYPNPMFQMLPEQAIYICSTSKSICSGLRVAYLVYSENFKERIEKAIFNINVKTSSLNAEITTELILSGAAYEIVEEKKQLAQRANHLFAAYFPVPSCKGHPLSFYRWLPISSKQSAVQIEGALLEQGICVFHSDRFLSGAGIKDKFLRIALASTNSFEELERGLSILRSSAIV, encoded by the coding sequence ATGCCGATTAATTCTTTCGTTGATTACCCTATGTCGTGGAGACCCGATAAAACGATATTGAATCGTCCCCTTTATTTATCCTTAGCCGAGTTATTAGAGCATGATATAGCAATCGGCCTATTAGCTCCTGGCACAAAGCTGCCTCCTCAGCGTGAGCTGGCTGATTTTTTAGATGTGAATTTCACGACGATTACGCGTGCATACAAAGTTTGCGAAACGAAAGGATTGATCTATGCCGTTACCGGCAGTGGCACATTTGTAGCTCCGAATGCTGCCCGTTCCATTACGATTTCAAAAGACAAAGTTGCGATCGACTGTATTGACCTTGGATTTGTCGCGTCCTTTGAACAAACGAATCGGCTTGTTGCATTAGCGGCTAAAAAAGTAGCAGAAAAAAGCTATATGGAAGGGTTGTTGAATTACAACGATCCAACGGGACTTCCTCACCATAAAATGGCGGGATTAAGTTGGATGAAGACGGTGGGAATCCACGCGAAAGCAGAGCATGTAGCGATCGTTTCGGGGGCACAGAATGCGCTGGCCATCACTTTATTGGCTTTATTTGAACCTGGGAACCGTATAGCTGTGGATGTATTCACCTATACAAACTTTATTGAAATCTCAAAGATGCATCGGATTCAGTTAGTTCCTGTTTTGGCTGATGAGGAGGGCATGCTGCCGAGCGAGCTGGAGCAGCATTGCCGCCTGCTAGACATCCATGGCATCTTTCTCATGCCTTCCTGCTCGAATCCTACGACGGTCGTTATGTCCGAAGCGCGAAAAAAAGAGCTTGCTGCTGTCATTCGCAAGCATCGCTTGATTTTAATCGAAGATGATATTCATGCTTTTTTAACGGCTGGCTTGATGGACGATTACCCAAATCCGATGTTTCAAATGCTTCCCGAGCAAGCCATTTACATCTGCAGCACCTCCAAGTCCATTTGTTCCGGGCTTCGAGTCGCTTATCTCGTGTATAGTGAGAATTTCAAAGAACGAATTGAAAAAGCGATATTCAATATTAATGTTAAAACTTCTTCGTTGAACGCCGAGATTACAACCGAGCTCATCTTATCAGGGGCAGCCTATGAAATTGTGGAGGAAAAAAAGCAGCTCGCACAAAGAGCCAATCACCTATTTGCAGCGTACTTTCCAGTACCTTCGTGCAAGGGCCATCCCTTAAGCTTTTACCGCTGGCTGCCAATTTCGAGCAAACAATCGGCCGTGCAAATCGAAGGCGCCTTACTGGAGCAAGGCATTTGTGTTTTCCATTCGGACCGATTTCTTAGCGGAGCAGGCATAAAGGACAAATTTCTGCGTATAGCACTTGCGTCAACAAATTCCTTTGAGGAATTAGAAAGAGGCTTGAGCATTTTGAGAAGCTCGGCAATTGTATAA